The genomic stretch AGATGTATTTTTACATTTTAATGCAAAAGGACATCCCTCACAATTGTTACATTCATATACTTTCTTTTCTGATATGTATCCACTTCTATTTTTTTGTTTTAAAGTATATTTGAATTCAAGGTTCTGATTATTTGCACATGTGTATGTATCAGTTTCCTCATTAAATGACATATTTTC from Leptotrichia sp. oral taxon 215 str. W9775 encodes the following:
- a CDS encoding transposase — translated: MSFNEETDTYTCANNQNLEFKYTLKQKNRSGYISEKKVYECNNCEGCPFALKCKNTS